One Streptomyces coeruleorubidus DNA segment encodes these proteins:
- a CDS encoding WXG100 family type VII secretion target produces the protein MGDHIKADLAAIKQCSRDLTKIHGEFERNGNPADEYGQAVGHGGLKDAFGEFGDTWKKTRKKLMKELEQLAEFTRTAAKAYDEIDQELARAIRDAKAQSKGKK, from the coding sequence ATGGGGGACCACATAAAGGCGGATCTCGCCGCCATCAAACAGTGCTCACGAGACCTGACGAAGATTCATGGCGAGTTCGAGCGGAACGGCAATCCTGCGGACGAGTACGGTCAGGCGGTAGGCCATGGTGGGCTCAAGGACGCCTTCGGGGAATTCGGGGACACCTGGAAGAAAACGCGCAAGAAACTGATGAAGGAACTTGAGCAGCTGGCCGAATTCACGCGTACCGCCGCCAAGGCGTACGACGAGATCGACCAGGAACTGGCCAGGGCCATACGTGATGCCAAGGCGCAGAGCAAGGGGAAGAAGTGA
- a CDS encoding putative T7SS-secreted protein, whose amino-acid sequence MSRTDADWPPLWHDDPTPGDPEEVAELGRKLRKMADMIQEQSRVIKALASVEGWDSEAGKGFHELAGGTADKLKKSFERYDEAAKAIGEDVREGSSDQFASEMRRAQRKADKALADYREAKADHDLADDEVKKFTEKYPAQNIPAADKEECERWVKKRDEALHRIGDARRAVKDAREIYDDAGDKAARHIRNVVHHDAVRDPGGFMNLLADWADMLSNISAVLSVLAVICAFVPPLQFLAPIFAALAVVTSAAALAGHAYDMTVRGGKVDWMKLGADALGVFPGLGALKGIKALKGVKGLAKLKVGGSAALRGVGDNFMNGIAVKGVNWVLGKAGRSAIEGRKITGVIKGAGLGSALHRMLSGENGERTGYQEPAASTPTPTPTPVPSPSPGPAPNVSPKPFNAALAA is encoded by the coding sequence GTGAGCAGGACCGACGCCGACTGGCCGCCTCTGTGGCATGACGACCCGACACCGGGTGACCCGGAGGAAGTCGCCGAACTGGGACGCAAGTTGCGCAAGATGGCCGACATGATCCAGGAGCAGTCCCGGGTCATCAAGGCGCTTGCTTCGGTGGAGGGTTGGGACAGTGAGGCCGGAAAGGGCTTCCACGAACTGGCTGGCGGCACGGCGGACAAGCTGAAGAAGTCCTTCGAGCGCTATGACGAGGCGGCCAAGGCCATCGGGGAGGACGTGCGCGAAGGCAGCTCCGATCAGTTCGCCAGTGAAATGCGCCGCGCGCAGCGGAAGGCGGACAAGGCGCTCGCCGACTACCGTGAGGCCAAGGCCGATCATGACCTCGCGGACGACGAGGTGAAGAAGTTCACCGAAAAGTATCCCGCGCAGAACATTCCCGCCGCGGACAAGGAAGAGTGCGAGCGCTGGGTCAAGAAGCGTGACGAGGCCCTGCATCGCATCGGCGATGCACGCAGGGCGGTGAAGGACGCCAGGGAAATCTACGACGACGCGGGGGACAAGGCGGCCCGTCATATCAGGAACGTCGTGCACCATGATGCGGTCCGGGATCCGGGCGGTTTCATGAACCTGCTGGCGGACTGGGCGGATATGTTGTCGAACATCTCGGCCGTCCTGTCCGTGCTTGCGGTGATCTGCGCATTCGTCCCGCCCCTTCAGTTCCTGGCTCCCATATTCGCGGCCCTTGCCGTGGTGACCAGCGCGGCTGCGCTCGCCGGCCATGCATACGACATGACAGTGCGTGGCGGGAAGGTCGATTGGATGAAGCTGGGAGCCGATGCGCTGGGAGTGTTCCCCGGACTCGGCGCCCTGAAGGGGATCAAGGCTCTCAAGGGTGTCAAGGGACTGGCGAAGCTCAAGGTGGGAGGCTCCGCCGCACTCCGCGGTGTGGGAGACAACTTTATGAACGGGATCGCCGTCAAGGGCGTCAACTGGGTTCTGGGCAAGGCAGGCCGCAGCGCGATAGAGGGCAGGAAGATCACGGGAGTGATCAAGGGGGCCGGTCTCGGCAGCGCCCTGCACAGGATGCTCAGCGGCGAGAACGGCGAGAGGACCGGTTACCAGGAGCCTGCCGCCAGTACACCCACACCCACGCCCACACCTGTGCCGTCGCCTTCGCCCGGTCCCGCTCCGAACGTTTCGCCGAAGCCGTTCAATGCGGCCCTGGCGGCCTAA